From Polaribacter butkevichii, a single genomic window includes:
- a CDS encoding Hsp70 family protein: MARTKIDYGIDLGTTNSAISRMENGEPTIKKTDTLKDTMPSSVYINKKKAIQVGDSAYNALKRDRLKSMKASGNFESNAFIEFKRTMGSDKSYSSSNLGKDLTSEELSAEVLKTLKSFVKDENVNSIVITVPAAFKNNQKEATREAAQLAGFDHIELLQEPVAAAMAYGLSSDKKDGFWLVFDFGGGTFDAALLKVEEGIMKVIDTEGDNYLGGKNLDFAIVDEIILPYIEENFVIDSILADDSKKQILRNAMKFYAEETKIKLSFNDTHNILSDLGDIPGEDDEGEEFELDITVTQADITKALGPVFQKAIDVSKNLLERNNLKSSSLDSLILVGGPTFSPVLRNMLEAQICKPDTSADPMTVVSKGAALYASTVNISEEVREQTRDKTKIQLEIANESSTVETEEFVPIKILADKTEGEIPEKVFAEITRGDKAWSSGKVEINTIGDIVEIQLNEGKTNVFDVVLYDNKGNILESEPSNFSVIQGSKIGNATLAYNIGIELKDKITNKIRFKSIKGLEKNLSIPAVGTKNGLKTQKQIRPGIDSDFIKIPVYEGEHNSDGTRAIYNEHVTDIIISGVDLPALLPENSDVDLTVNVDRSEKIMVTAYFPYLDFTTEIEVDTTKSSIETSWLANEIRKAKGSVSELRDEGNPDEAKLQKIEIELAELDKSFENNKNDTDAKSEVLSNLRKSLKVIDALNETTEWPKLEEELKAEFYRLEKANTDLGNEKSTKLVNEFRSQLEEVIKTKDVKLAAVLLDEISGFFFQLTFIYQLINFVRNHNDHFGSYQWRDTSRARVLLNKGLQIIGESPDVDELHPIVLSLLDLLPDNEKPSGDETILVG, translated from the coding sequence ATGGCAAGAACAAAAATTGACTACGGTATTGACTTAGGAACTACTAATTCCGCTATTTCTAGAATGGAAAATGGAGAACCTACCATAAAAAAAACTGATACATTAAAAGACACAATGCCTTCTTCTGTTTATATAAATAAGAAAAAAGCAATACAAGTTGGAGATAGTGCATACAATGCTTTAAAACGTGATAGGTTAAAATCGATGAAAGCTTCAGGTAATTTTGAATCTAATGCTTTTATCGAATTTAAAAGAACAATGGGAAGTGATAAATCCTATTCAAGTTCAAATCTTGGAAAAGATTTAACCTCTGAAGAGTTATCTGCCGAAGTATTAAAGACTTTAAAATCTTTTGTGAAAGATGAAAATGTAAATTCAATCGTAATTACAGTTCCTGCGGCTTTTAAAAACAATCAGAAAGAAGCAACTAGAGAAGCTGCGCAATTAGCAGGTTTTGACCATATAGAGTTATTACAAGAACCTGTTGCTGCAGCCATGGCTTACGGGTTAAGTTCAGATAAAAAAGATGGTTTTTGGTTAGTTTTTGATTTCGGAGGAGGAACATTTGATGCTGCACTTTTAAAAGTTGAAGAAGGTATTATGAAAGTAATTGATACCGAAGGGGACAATTATTTAGGAGGTAAAAATTTAGATTTTGCTATTGTGGATGAAATCATATTACCATATATAGAAGAAAACTTTGTAATAGATTCTATTTTAGCAGATGACTCTAAAAAGCAAATATTAAGAAACGCTATGAAGTTTTATGCTGAAGAAACAAAAATAAAACTTTCATTTAATGATACACACAATATACTTTCTGATTTAGGAGACATCCCTGGTGAAGATGATGAAGGTGAAGAATTTGAACTTGATATTACAGTTACTCAAGCAGATATTACAAAAGCACTAGGACCTGTTTTCCAAAAAGCAATCGATGTAAGTAAAAATCTTTTAGAACGAAACAATTTAAAAAGCTCTTCTTTAGATTCTTTAATATTAGTTGGAGGACCAACCTTTTCTCCTGTATTACGTAATATGTTAGAAGCCCAAATTTGTAAACCTGATACGAGTGCAGATCCAATGACTGTTGTTTCAAAAGGTGCTGCATTGTACGCTTCAACAGTTAATATTTCTGAAGAAGTAAGAGAACAAACAAGAGATAAAACTAAAATACAGTTAGAAATAGCTAATGAATCTTCTACAGTTGAAACAGAAGAATTTGTACCCATTAAAATTTTGGCTGATAAAACAGAAGGGGAAATTCCAGAAAAAGTATTTGCTGAAATAACGAGAGGTGATAAAGCTTGGTCTAGTGGTAAAGTAGAAATAAATACTATTGGTGATATTGTTGAAATTCAATTAAATGAAGGTAAAACAAATGTTTTCGACGTTGTTTTATATGATAATAAAGGAAATATTTTAGAGAGTGAACCTTCTAACTTTAGTGTAATTCAAGGTTCAAAAATTGGAAACGCAACATTAGCTTATAATATTGGAATAGAATTAAAAGATAAAATAACAAATAAAATACGTTTTAAATCAATTAAAGGTTTAGAAAAAAACCTATCTATTCCTGCCGTTGGCACAAAAAATGGTTTAAAAACTCAAAAACAAATTCGCCCAGGAATCGATTCTGATTTTATAAAAATACCTGTCTATGAGGGTGAACACAATTCTGATGGTACCAGAGCTATTTATAATGAACATGTTACAGATATCATTATTAGTGGGGTAGATTTACCTGCCTTATTACCCGAAAACAGCGATGTAGATTTAACAGTAAATGTTGATAGATCTGAAAAAATAATGGTTACAGCTTATTTTCCTTACTTGGATTTTACAACGGAGATAGAGGTTGATACCACCAAATCTTCTATAGAAACATCTTGGTTAGCGAATGAAATTAGAAAAGCTAAAGGTAGTGTAAGTGAATTAAGGGACGAAGGAAATCCTGATGAAGCTAAACTTCAAAAAATAGAAATCGAATTAGCGGAACTTGACAAGTCGTTTGAAAACAATAAAAATGATACTGATGCTAAATCAGAAGTCTTAAGTAATTTAAGAAAATCACTTAAAGTAATTGATGCCTTAAACGAAACTACAGAATGGCCAAAATTAGAAGAAGAGCTTAAAGCAGAGTTTTACAGGTTAGAAAAAGCGAATACTGATTTAGGAAACGAGAAAAGCACGAAATTAGTTAATGAATTTCGTTCACAATTAGAGGAAGTCATAAAAACCAAAGATGTAAAGCTAGCTGCCGTATTACTAGATGAAATTAGCGGATTCTTTTTTCAATTAACTTTCATATATCAACTTATAAATTTTGTAAGAAATCACAATGATCATTTTGGGTCATACCAATGGAGAGATACGAGTAGAGCTAGAGTTCTTTTAAATAAAGGATTACAAATTATAGGAGAAAGCCCAGATGTAGATGAATTACACCCTATTGTACTTTCGTTATTAGATTTACTACCTGATAACGAAAAACCAAGCGGTGATGAAACTATATTAGTAGGGTAA
- a CDS encoding CFI-box-CTERM domain-containing protein, giving the protein MNIINHNPYRIAGILSNATTREIERQKGRVKAYSKVGKEIKSDYDFQILDSVTRTEDSINNAFSDIQQSQDQVNYALFWFAEANPFDKTAIEYLKQGDQQKAIEIWKKVTNNKEVTSKNFSSFNNLGTLKLISHFQADIQTGIDAKIKLIESDYFKNFVHAVANETYTIDNEKQIEKFIDELLIQFKNQYSSSETLQLFSNCNGSTQKYLSKKFTEEPLHNIESQIESSKKKRNQNKEEAYEFGLRLFVNSKDDLSLLRSLLGTNDLKYKMIADNLAKEIMQCGIDYFQKWKEKKDPSEEGLKLLKYAKSIAIGSQTKDRIKENTEGIQEWAETAPIKEDLAFITRKLKSFQNSMDTISNAKSLVNSCKSKLQNIRVVLGSNDEFYLNISSAVVSNALGMVIDVVNEAQSGLEYNKAKLIRLPDIVSDAVSVISTMGSLDMNSQTRHRYSENKSTINGINSQLESVRRQIHSTNGSSSSSSSNSGCYIATMAYGDYDHPQVIELRNFRDDFLSKTIVGRYFIKFYYKYSPSLVEKLKNKQSINLIIRKGLDQFIKTIKK; this is encoded by the coding sequence ATGAATATAATAAACCACAATCCCTATCGAATTGCAGGAATTCTTTCAAATGCTACTACTAGAGAAATAGAAAGACAAAAAGGGAGAGTCAAGGCATATTCAAAAGTTGGAAAAGAAATAAAATCTGATTATGATTTTCAAATTTTAGATAGTGTTACAAGGACTGAAGATTCAATAAATAACGCTTTTTCAGATATTCAACAATCTCAAGATCAAGTAAACTACGCTTTATTTTGGTTTGCAGAGGCAAATCCTTTTGACAAGACAGCTATTGAATACTTAAAACAAGGTGACCAACAAAAAGCGATTGAAATATGGAAAAAAGTAACAAACAATAAAGAAGTTACCTCAAAAAATTTCTCATCCTTTAATAATTTAGGAACACTTAAACTGATAAGTCATTTTCAAGCAGATATACAAACCGGTATTGATGCAAAAATAAAACTAATTGAATCTGATTATTTCAAAAACTTTGTTCACGCAGTTGCTAACGAAACCTATACGATTGATAACGAGAAACAAATAGAGAAATTTATTGATGAATTACTTATTCAATTCAAAAATCAATATTCAAGTTCAGAAACCTTACAATTATTTAGTAATTGCAATGGTTCAACACAAAAGTATCTTTCTAAAAAGTTTACAGAAGAACCACTTCATAATATTGAAAGTCAAATTGAAAGCTCTAAAAAGAAAAGAAATCAAAACAAAGAAGAAGCATATGAGTTTGGATTAAGACTTTTCGTAAATTCTAAAGATGATTTGTCTCTATTAAGATCTTTATTAGGCACAAACGACTTAAAATACAAAATGATTGCCGACAATTTAGCTAAAGAGATAATGCAGTGTGGAATTGATTATTTCCAAAAATGGAAAGAAAAGAAAGACCCAAGTGAAGAAGGTTTAAAGTTACTTAAATATGCTAAATCAATAGCAATCGGAAGCCAAACAAAAGACAGAATTAAAGAAAATACAGAAGGAATACAAGAATGGGCTGAAACTGCACCGATAAAAGAAGATTTAGCTTTCATTACAAGGAAATTAAAATCATTTCAAAACTCAATGGACACTATATCTAATGCAAAATCATTGGTTAATTCTTGTAAAAGTAAATTACAAAATATTAGAGTTGTTTTAGGCTCAAATGATGAATTTTATTTAAATATTAGTAGTGCTGTTGTGAGCAATGCTCTTGGAATGGTAATAGACGTTGTTAATGAAGCTCAAAGTGGACTCGAATACAACAAAGCTAAATTAATTAGACTACCAGATATTGTTTCAGATGCAGTTTCAGTAATTTCAACAATGGGTTCACTTGATATGAATAGCCAAACTCGACATAGATATTCTGAAAATAAATCTACAATAAATGGCATTAATAGCCAACTCGAAAGTGTTAGAAGACAAATCCACTCCACAAATGGGTCATCATCATCATCAAGCAGTAATAGCGGCTGCTACATAGCTACAATGGCTTATGGAGATTATGATCACCCTCAAGTAATAGAATTACGAAATTTTAGAGATGATTTTTTAAGTAAAACCATAGTTGGAAGATATTTTATTAAATTCTACTATAAATATTCACCAAGTTTAGTTGAAAAGTTAAAAAACAAACAAAGTATTAATCTAATAATCCGAAAAGGTTTAGATCAATTTATTAAAACAATCAAAAAATAA
- a CDS encoding HNH endonuclease domain-containing protein, producing the protein MLFLNTFLFLLKHAITYRTYYINFKLTSVFKNTSATYKFYWFWAILECVDEGKKEINKKELFSRMLTLSWYTVNYFQVSFGKQDLIQKAVRRIKDVENINVDTKKSMILNLLLESENSETNSLLHHFDKNVPYKFLSPWLGSGSRSEVYAKSLDVTFNAPYKLLKDSIIIQDKWYNYFKTNSGILKTFCYWNLTLFLQARNPNVPDIPNKILRPIIRGSLNKHKKMFWDLVIKELGYINCIYTGEKLVVGGYIIEHFIPHQFVAHDLMWNLIPAESSFNSSKSDKLPPFETYFDDFYRLQKEGYDIVKSMKPKNKFLQDYLPIFPDQELSKLKYEEHIKPMLSIAHNNGFQYMNL; encoded by the coding sequence TTGTTATTTCTAAATACTTTTTTATTTCTACTAAAACATGCAATTACCTACAGAACTTACTATATCAATTTTAAACTTACTTCAGTTTTTAAGAATACTAGTGCAACCTATAAGTTTTATTGGTTTTGGGCAATTTTGGAGTGTGTTGATGAAGGAAAGAAAGAGATTAATAAAAAGGAGTTATTTTCTAGAATGTTAACCTTGTCTTGGTATACGGTAAATTATTTTCAAGTATCGTTTGGGAAGCAAGACTTAATTCAGAAAGCAGTTCGCAGGATAAAGGATGTTGAAAATATTAATGTTGACACTAAGAAAAGTATGATTCTTAATCTGCTTTTAGAATCTGAAAATAGCGAAACTAATTCTTTATTACATCATTTTGATAAAAATGTGCCATATAAGTTCTTGAGTCCTTGGTTAGGTTCTGGTTCTAGATCGGAGGTATATGCAAAATCTCTGGATGTAACTTTTAATGCGCCTTATAAATTATTGAAAGATTCCATTATTATACAAGATAAATGGTATAATTATTTTAAAACAAATAGTGGCATACTAAAAACCTTTTGTTATTGGAATTTAACCTTGTTTTTACAGGCGAGAAACCCTAATGTACCCGATATCCCAAATAAAATACTAAGGCCAATAATAAGGGGAAGTTTAAATAAACATAAAAAAATGTTCTGGGATCTTGTAATAAAAGAATTGGGATACATAAATTGTATATATACAGGAGAGAAGTTAGTTGTTGGAGGTTATATTATTGAACATTTTATTCCTCATCAATTTGTAGCACACGATTTAATGTGGAATTTAATCCCAGCAGAATCAAGTTTTAATTCAAGTAAGAGTGATAAACTACCTCCATTTGAAACTTACTTTGACGACTTTTATAGGCTTCAAAAAGAAGGCTATGATATTGTTAAATCCATGAAACCTAAAAATAAATTTCTTCAAGACTATTTGCCGATTTTTCCTGATCAAGAATTAAGTAAATTGAAGTATGAAGAACATATAAAACCAATGCTGTCTATCGCTCATAATAATGGTTTTCAATATATGAACTTATGA
- a CDS encoding HIT family protein: protein MKNFLEIPQSSIIFKNEFFFIIKDSFPVSPGHLLIISNVLRVDYFTLSPEEKNNLPEVLEIAKEIIKRDYNPSGYNIGMNCGETAGQTIFHFHCHLIPRYKGDVESPRGGVRGVIPNKMSY, encoded by the coding sequence ATGAAAAACTTTCTAGAAATACCTCAGTCATCAATTATTTTTAAAAATGAATTCTTCTTCATTATTAAAGATTCTTTTCCTGTCTCTCCAGGTCACCTTTTAATTATCTCTAATGTATTAAGAGTAGATTATTTTACACTTTCACCTGAGGAGAAAAATAATTTACCTGAAGTTCTTGAAATTGCCAAAGAAATAATAAAGAGGGATTATAACCCCTCTGGTTATAATATTGGAATGAATTGCGGTGAAACTGCGGGACAGACTATTTTTCATTTTCATTGTCATTTAATACCTAGGTACAAGGGAGATGTGGAAAGCCCAAGGGGAGGGGTAAGAGGGGTTATTCCGAATAAAATGAGTTATTGA
- a CDS encoding Wadjet anti-phage system protein JetD domain-containing protein produces the protein MITPKEIKIKASRKYTSVLQSLVLNKPFEKLIIRGDKKYQKDSLQEFEKEILLINSLSKEKKGFGYTLEFQQVKTKHLGTQDLPTSIYFETKYDYLKFLGKEKEEVLFLESTTKIKEAFPELEPWILKNPLKVIQNQAEWDGILSVCSYFKQTPNPNIYIRELPINVHTKFIENNQGIIKDLLDSIILDHIKVDEKLFEKRFNLKYAEPQIRFKILDKTISERFFNGLEDIATPINQFETLNLPIERVIVLENKTTFYTALTLPEIDKTITIFGSGFSVSNLKNVSWFKDKTLLYWGDLDAQGFEILSQFRGYFPQTKSIFMDKFTFDKYYENEKGTTSNITTSLHLTHEEQELYNYIKAGTLRLEQEKIPFDYVNEYFNKM, from the coding sequence ATGATTACACCTAAAGAAATTAAAATTAAAGCCAGTAGAAAATATACCTCTGTTTTACAATCACTAGTATTAAATAAGCCCTTTGAAAAGCTTATTATTCGCGGTGATAAAAAATATCAAAAAGATTCGTTACAAGAATTCGAAAAAGAAATACTACTAATAAACAGCTTATCTAAAGAGAAAAAAGGATTTGGATATACTTTAGAGTTTCAACAGGTAAAAACGAAACATTTAGGAACTCAAGATTTACCTACATCCATCTATTTTGAAACTAAATACGATTATTTAAAATTTCTTGGGAAAGAAAAAGAAGAAGTCCTGTTCCTTGAAAGTACTACTAAAATAAAAGAAGCGTTTCCTGAACTGGAACCATGGATACTAAAAAACCCGTTAAAAGTCATTCAAAATCAAGCAGAATGGGACGGTATTCTGAGTGTTTGCAGTTATTTCAAACAAACCCCTAATCCAAACATATACATAAGAGAATTACCCATTAATGTACACACTAAATTTATTGAAAACAATCAAGGTATAATTAAAGATTTACTTGATTCTATAATTTTAGATCATATTAAAGTTGATGAAAAATTATTTGAAAAAAGATTTAATTTAAAATATGCGGAGCCACAGATTCGATTTAAAATACTAGATAAAACAATTAGTGAGCGTTTCTTCAATGGTCTTGAAGACATAGCAACACCTATAAATCAATTTGAAACACTCAACTTACCAATTGAAAGAGTAATTGTTCTAGAAAACAAAACAACCTTCTATACAGCTTTAACGCTTCCTGAGATAGATAAAACTATCACTATTTTTGGTAGTGGTTTTAGCGTTTCCAATTTAAAGAACGTATCTTGGTTTAAAGATAAAACATTACTTTATTGGGGAGATCTAGACGCACAAGGTTTTGAAATCCTATCACAATTCAGAGGCTACTTTCCACAAACAAAAAGCATTTTCATGGACAAATTCACATTTGATAAGTACTATGAAAACGAAAAAGGTACAACCTCAAACATCACAACCTCACTCCACTTAACACATGAAGAACAAGAACTATATAATTATATAAAAGCGGGCACCTTACGCCTTGAGCAAGAAAAAATCCCATTTGACTACGTTAACGAGTATTTTAATAAAATGTAA
- a CDS encoding ATP-binding protein, with the protein MEVYNWGTFDKKVFRINPKGNNSLLTGGNASGKSTYIDALLTLVVPAKKDRFYNQSSGVEKKGDRTEETYVLGHYGNIQEEGKNSTSTQKLRDKNAYSVILAHFSNKDQKLITIFQVRWFSNNEMRRQFGIAHVALSIETDFKEFDGKGLWKRRLDKMYNSNSSKKKVEFIDGPNAYAERMSNLFGMRSVKALSLFNQVVGVKVLEDLDEFIKINMLEERDSESEFKQLKESFLTLMDAKTNIEKAREQIKQLIPIDEIANTLNEIKIKIENLEESRSLALYWFSKKGIELGEKELNKSKVELEELNENLEALRDKEDELNKEEREISISIEKDEVGSKIKTLEKEITQLTKDKNLRSRKLDNYNKIAQLVKLITNPDEDTFLSNREKANELKQSTELKIEDENENLRALKNKADKLELLTDDLVKTIQTLQRNKNNITGREAEIRDELIDHIGASREEIPFIGELIKVKETEAIWESSIEKILHNFALRLIVPSKYYSEVNSYVNNNNLRGRIRYDKYEHQDYLNSFRAKNLNNQSLINKIEIKPKTQYDEWIEAYLENQFNFTCLESLSEFEQYSEMAITQNGLIKYRKGRHEKDDRPHITRKENYVLGWDNKEKIKALTLELKTQQNLQKENKVNISNKNKDINALGTYRDNCLNLHSQFKNYDDINWQTFASKIQIKLEEKATLETTNDRIKQLQKQLEKVKNNLKQSKTEIEKKIIEKGKKQTAIDSITTTVNSNINIVEQLGEVDVSDFEILNEDLLRIDFNGLENGRIDFQNKISKEILELNKQKQQNERDISLKINTFKNPSPKIADRFNDWRSDVNPLPDSTNLEFTSEYQKFLKRLEKDNLPKFEKQFNDYLQETITNKVGDFRMFFENWSDSIKDNIKHLNDSLRAIDFKSKPNTYIQLVAPPKINEEVKEFRKLLEAAIPNIREINASLDGRKHHFHNNIEPLISKLDKEEWRKKVMDVRSWFSYKAEEFFKENNQKFKTYENMGQLSGGEKAQLTYTILGSAIAYQFGLTKDGLHSNSFRFIAIDEAFKAQDEEKARYLVTLCKQLHLQLLVVTPSDNIHIVENDISFVHFVERKQQRHSWLYDMPIEQFKEEKANYVTP; encoded by the coding sequence ATGGAAGTGTATAATTGGGGTACATTCGACAAGAAAGTATTCCGTATAAATCCAAAAGGAAATAATTCTTTACTAACTGGAGGAAATGCTTCAGGAAAAAGCACCTATATTGACGCATTACTTACTTTGGTTGTTCCTGCCAAAAAGGATAGATTTTACAATCAATCTTCTGGTGTTGAAAAAAAGGGAGATCGAACTGAAGAAACCTATGTTCTCGGACATTACGGAAATATTCAGGAAGAAGGAAAAAACTCAACATCTACACAAAAATTACGTGACAAAAACGCATACTCGGTAATTCTTGCCCATTTTAGTAATAAAGACCAAAAGTTAATCACCATTTTCCAAGTACGTTGGTTTTCAAACAATGAAATGAGAAGACAATTTGGTATTGCTCATGTAGCTCTTTCTATAGAAACAGATTTTAAAGAGTTTGATGGAAAAGGATTATGGAAAAGACGTTTGGATAAAATGTATAATTCTAATAGCTCTAAAAAGAAGGTTGAATTTATTGATGGACCTAATGCCTATGCAGAACGTATGTCTAACTTATTTGGAATGCGATCTGTAAAAGCCTTAAGTTTATTTAATCAAGTTGTAGGAGTAAAAGTTTTGGAGGATTTAGATGAATTCATTAAAATTAATATGTTGGAAGAACGTGATTCCGAATCGGAATTCAAACAATTAAAAGAAAGCTTTTTAACCTTAATGGATGCCAAGACCAACATTGAAAAGGCAAGGGAACAAATTAAACAGCTTATTCCTATAGATGAAATCGCCAATACTTTAAATGAAATTAAAATAAAAATTGAAAACCTAGAAGAATCAAGAAGCTTGGCTTTGTATTGGTTTTCAAAAAAAGGTATTGAATTAGGAGAAAAAGAATTAAACAAAAGTAAAGTTGAGTTAGAAGAGCTTAATGAGAATTTAGAAGCCCTTAGAGACAAAGAAGATGAATTAAACAAGGAAGAAAGAGAAATATCTATCTCAATTGAAAAAGATGAAGTTGGAAGTAAAATAAAAACGTTAGAAAAAGAAATAACACAGCTTACTAAAGATAAAAATTTAAGAAGTAGAAAACTTGACAACTATAATAAAATTGCTCAACTTGTTAAATTAATTACCAATCCAGATGAAGATACTTTTCTTTCTAATAGGGAAAAAGCAAATGAGTTAAAACAAAGCACAGAACTTAAAATTGAAGATGAGAATGAAAACCTTCGTGCTTTAAAGAACAAGGCTGATAAGCTGGAATTACTAACAGATGATTTAGTAAAGACAATACAAACCCTCCAAAGGAACAAAAATAATATTACTGGTCGAGAGGCAGAAATAAGAGATGAATTAATTGATCATATTGGAGCTAGTAGAGAAGAAATACCATTTATTGGTGAACTTATAAAAGTAAAAGAGACCGAAGCGATTTGGGAGTCTTCTATTGAAAAAATCCTTCACAATTTCGCTCTACGTTTGATAGTCCCTTCTAAGTATTATTCAGAAGTTAATTCATATGTAAATAACAACAATCTACGAGGAAGAATTCGTTACGATAAGTATGAGCACCAAGATTATCTCAATAGCTTCCGTGCAAAAAATTTAAATAACCAATCTTTAATCAATAAGATTGAAATAAAACCTAAAACTCAATATGACGAGTGGATTGAGGCTTACTTAGAAAATCAATTTAATTTCACCTGCCTAGAAAGTTTATCTGAATTTGAACAATATTCTGAAATGGCTATCACCCAAAATGGACTGATTAAATATCGAAAAGGAAGACACGAAAAAGACGATCGCCCACATATTACAAGAAAAGAAAATTATGTCTTAGGTTGGGATAATAAAGAAAAAATAAAAGCATTAACCCTCGAATTAAAAACCCAACAAAACCTTCAAAAGGAAAACAAAGTCAATATCTCTAATAAAAATAAAGATATAAATGCACTAGGTACTTACAGGGACAATTGCCTTAATCTACATTCTCAATTTAAAAACTACGACGACATAAATTGGCAAACTTTCGCTAGTAAAATTCAAATTAAGTTAGAGGAAAAAGCAACTTTAGAAACGACTAATGACCGCATAAAGCAACTGCAAAAACAGTTAGAAAAAGTTAAGAACAATTTAAAGCAATCAAAAACAGAAATTGAGAAAAAAATAATCGAAAAAGGAAAAAAACAGACAGCAATAGACTCCATAACTACAACAGTAAATAGCAATATTAATATTGTTGAACAATTAGGCGAAGTTGATGTATCTGATTTTGAGATTCTAAATGAAGATTTATTACGTATTGATTTTAATGGACTAGAAAATGGACGTATAGATTTTCAAAATAAAATTTCAAAGGAAATATTAGAACTTAATAAGCAAAAACAACAAAACGAAAGGGATATTAGCCTTAAAATCAATACGTTTAAAAACCCTTCTCCAAAAATCGCAGACAGATTCAATGACTGGCGTTCTGATGTAAACCCATTACCAGATTCCACAAATTTAGAGTTCACAAGCGAATACCAGAAGTTTTTGAAAAGATTAGAGAAAGATAACCTTCCTAAATTTGAAAAACAATTCAATGATTACTTACAAGAAACCATCACCAACAAAGTAGGCGACTTTAGAATGTTTTTTGAAAACTGGTCGGATTCCATTAAAGATAACATTAAACATTTAAACGATTCATTACGAGCCATTGATTTTAAGAGCAAACCGAACACATATATACAATTGGTTGCCCCACCTAAAATCAACGAAGAAGTAAAAGAATTTAGAAAATTACTCGAAGCGGCAATTCCAAACATTAGAGAAATTAACGCATCATTAGACGGCAGAAAACACCATTTTCATAACAACATAGAACCATTAATTTCAAAATTAGATAAAGAAGAATGGCGTAAAAAAGTAATGGATGTTCGCTCTTGGTTTAGCTACAAGGCTGAAGAATTTTTTAAAGAAAACAATCAGAAGTTTAAAACTTATGAAAATATGGGACAACTCTCTGGAGGAGAGAAAGCTCAACTCACCTATACCATTTTAGGATCTGCAATAGCCTATCAATTTGGTCTAACAAAAGATGGTCTCCATAGTAATTCTTTTCGTTTCATTGCTATTGATGAAGCATTTAAGGCACAAGATGAAGAAAAAGCACGCTATTTAGTAACCCTATGCAAACAATTACATTTACAACTACTAGTTGTAACGCCAAGTGATAATATTCACATTGTAGAAAATGACATATCCTTTGTACATTTTGTAGAGCGAAAACAACAACGACACTCCTGGCTGTACGATATGCCAATTGAGCAATTTAAGGAAGAAAAAGCAAACTATGTCACCCCATGA
- a CDS encoding DUF4194 domain-containing protein, whose product MNHLEQNRKPYSKAIVKLIKGVVERKSNVWEDIILYQNEIQEYISQIGLELIVKKDDGFAFLKQFEDSEGKTLGLITRRQIGFETSIVLMVLRQSLEEFDSNPTQLASDKFITDSEIKDELELFLQEGYNNLKFQKDLDSYIRKAVELGYLKEVSKKDQETKYKIHRIIKEKITLDILQDFKTKLQKHVESV is encoded by the coding sequence ATGAATCATTTAGAACAAAATAGAAAACCTTATAGTAAAGCTATAGTAAAACTGATTAAAGGTGTTGTCGAGCGTAAATCTAATGTTTGGGAAGACATCATTCTTTATCAAAATGAAATACAAGAATATATAAGTCAAATTGGTTTAGAACTTATTGTAAAAAAAGATGATGGATTTGCTTTTTTAAAACAATTCGAAGACAGCGAAGGTAAAACCCTTGGACTGATTACAAGACGTCAAATTGGTTTTGAAACATCCATTGTGCTTATGGTTTTAAGGCAAAGTTTAGAGGAGTTTGATAGCAACCCTACTCAATTGGCTTCCGATAAATTTATTACAGATTCCGAGATAAAAGATGAATTGGAGTTATTTCTTCAAGAAGGTTATAATAATCTGAAATTTCAAAAGGATCTAGACAGTTACATTAGAAAAGCTGTTGAGTTAGGCTATCTCAAAGAAGTCAGTAAAAAAGATCAGGAAACAAAATATAAAATACACCGTATCATCAAAGAAAAAATAACCCTGGATATTTTACAGGATTTCAAAACAAAATTACAAAAACATGTTGAGTCTGTTTAA